In the genome of Desulfuromonas acetexigens, one region contains:
- a CDS encoding ABC transporter permease, which translates to MLLRLAFRNLWRNSRRTLLTLSAMVASSALLILALGVFSGMFSDMLASATEQYHGHLVLSRPGYQDDRDMFAHFAADLDLADQLRRRPGVRGASPRLRAFGLVAHGDTTRPAELLGIDPERESQVTSFSRQLIAGRYPQAAEDDAALIGAGLAKKLGVAPGDELVFLTQAADGSLGNDLLTVSGIFQTGAGNRDNGLVLVQLSWLQRLTVLPGKIHELALTIDEPMAAAELAASLKPVLPDGLELRTWGQLLPEMQEVIASYDVSRLILVTILYAATGLGILNTIFMSVLERTREFGILMALGMKPGEVRGLVLLETLVLALISLIIGVAAGIAMTFYMQRVGIDLSPYLSAVTYAGGTLAPRLTAVLDGVNLLVPAAALLLVALAAGYFPARRAARFNPVEALRED; encoded by the coding sequence ATGCTACTGCGGTTGGCCTTCCGTAACCTCTGGCGAAACAGTCGCCGCACCCTCCTGACCCTGTCGGCGATGGTCGCCTCCTCGGCCCTGCTGATTCTGGCTCTCGGGGTCTTTTCTGGGATGTTCTCCGATATGCTCGCCTCGGCGACCGAGCAATATCACGGGCATCTGGTCCTTTCCCGCCCCGGCTATCAGGACGATCGCGATATGTTCGCCCATTTCGCCGCCGACCTGGACCTGGCAGACCAGCTGCGCCGCCGTCCCGGCGTGCGCGGCGCCTCCCCCCGGTTGCGGGCCTTTGGCCTGGTGGCCCACGGCGACACCACCCGCCCCGCCGAACTGCTCGGCATCGATCCTGAGCGGGAATCGCAGGTCACCAGCTTTTCCCGCCAGCTCATCGCCGGGCGTTATCCGCAAGCAGCCGAGGACGACGCCGCCCTCATCGGCGCGGGACTGGCAAAAAAACTCGGCGTTGCGCCCGGGGATGAGCTGGTCTTTCTCACCCAGGCCGCCGACGGTTCTCTCGGCAACGATCTGCTCACCGTCAGCGGCATTTTCCAAACCGGCGCCGGCAATCGGGATAACGGCCTGGTGCTGGTGCAACTTTCCTGGCTGCAGCGCCTCACCGTTTTGCCCGGGAAGATTCACGAGCTGGCTCTGACCATCGACGAGCCGATGGCCGCCGCCGAACTGGCCGCGAGTCTGAAACCCGTCCTTCCCGACGGACTGGAGTTGCGCACCTGGGGGCAGCTGCTGCCAGAGATGCAGGAAGTGATCGCCAGCTATGACGTCTCCCGACTGATCCTGGTGACGATCCTTTATGCCGCGACGGGGCTGGGCATCCTCAACACCATCTTCATGTCGGTCCTGGAACGGACCCGCGAGTTCGGCATCCTCATGGCCCTGGGGATGAAACCCGGGGAAGTGCGCGGACTGGTTCTGCTGGAAACGTTGGTTCTGGCCTTGATCTCCCTGATTATCGGAGTTGCGGCGGGGATCGCCATGACCTTTTATATGCAGCGGGTGGGAATCGACCTGAGCCCCTATCTCTCGGCGGTCACCTACGCCGGCGGCACCCTGGCGCCACGCCTGACCGCCGTGCTCGACGGCGTGAACCTGCTGGTCCCGGCCGCCGCCCTGCTGCTGGTGGCGCTCGCCGCCGGCTATTTTCCGGCCCGCCGGGCGGCGCGATTCAATCCTGTCGAAGCCTTGCGCGAGGACTGA
- a CDS encoding outer membrane lipoprotein-sorting protein: protein MPYVIATFVLLLLGLTTPAFALDLRELIRQVETQYHGSSAQARVSMEVATDNWRRTLEMESWSLGREHFLTRILEPPKEKGVATLKVRKEVWNYLPKVDRVIKIPPSMMGGSWMGSHITNDDLVKGSQVDEDYTFALLEETATSWRIECLPKPEAAVVWGKLVYEIEKARKLPLRVDYYDEALQPVREIVFDEVREIGGRVLPSRMTVRPLDKPAERTLMRYHDIRFDLAITEDFFSLRTLKAR, encoded by the coding sequence ATGCCCTACGTGATCGCGACCTTTGTACTTCTCTTGCTCGGCCTCACTACCCCGGCTTTCGCCCTTGACCTGCGGGAACTGATCCGCCAGGTGGAAACCCAGTATCACGGCAGCTCGGCCCAGGCCCGCGTCTCCATGGAAGTCGCCACCGACAACTGGCGACGGACCCTGGAGATGGAATCCTGGTCCCTGGGGCGCGAGCATTTTCTCACCCGCATCCTCGAGCCGCCCAAAGAAAAGGGGGTTGCCACCCTCAAGGTGCGCAAGGAGGTCTGGAACTACCTGCCCAAAGTCGACCGGGTCATCAAAATTCCGCCGTCGATGATGGGTGGTTCCTGGATGGGGAGTCACATCACCAACGACGACCTGGTCAAAGGGAGTCAGGTCGATGAGGATTACACCTTCGCGCTGCTGGAGGAAACGGCGACCAGCTGGCGCATCGAATGCCTGCCCAAACCGGAGGCGGCGGTGGTCTGGGGCAAGCTGGTCTACGAAATCGAAAAAGCGCGCAAGCTCCCCCTGCGCGTCGATTATTACGACGAGGCCCTGCAACCGGTGCGGGAGATCGTCTTCGACGAGGTGCGAGAGATCGGCGGCCGCGTCCTCCCCTCGCGGATGACCGTGCGCCCCCTCGACAAGCCGGCAGAGCGGACCCTCATGCGCTACCACGACATCCGTTTCGATCTCGCCATCACCGAGGATTTCTTCTCCCTGCGTACCCTCAAGGCCCGCTGA
- a CDS encoding outer membrane beta-barrel domain-containing protein, with translation MKHMLYKLLVGLLAVGLTAGAASAENRAGALTISPMYGGYLFEGDQNFEDDNTPTFGLGLGYNLTKSFSLEAAVNYIDDFEGRNNQGQATEVEGLLYRLEGLYHFMPENALVPYIAVGAGNIALNPEVGRLDDTFGANYGVGVKYYVSEHVAFRVDARHFIAFDQGLDEGNHTNNNLLYTAGMHFQIGGESAAPAPRDSDGDGVTDDLDKCPDTPKGVVVDADGCPVDSDGDGVPDYLDKCPDTPKGVAVDANGCPAVGDADGDGVADDLDKCPDTPKGVVVDADGCPVDSDGDGVPDYLDKCPDTPRGAAVDANGCPLDSDGDGVYDYLDKCPGTPRGVVVDEKGCPVSFTMQIEFDFDKADIRPMYHNQLKEAADFINKYPANQILVAGHTDSKGSDAYNKKLSQRRADNVRKYLVNKFGISANKLVARGYGESQPIASNDTDAGRQQNRRVEVICCTVIPAE, from the coding sequence ATGAAACACATGCTGTACAAACTTCTCGTTGGGCTGCTTGCTGTCGGCCTGACCGCGGGCGCCGCGTCGGCCGAAAACCGCGCCGGTGCCCTCACCATTTCGCCGATGTACGGCGGGTATCTTTTCGAAGGCGATCAGAACTTCGAAGATGACAACACCCCCACCTTCGGCCTCGGACTCGGCTACAACCTGACCAAGAGCTTCAGCCTCGAAGCCGCCGTCAACTACATCGACGACTTTGAAGGCCGCAACAACCAGGGTCAGGCCACTGAAGTCGAAGGTCTGCTCTACCGCCTGGAAGGCCTCTACCACTTCATGCCGGAGAACGCGCTGGTCCCCTACATCGCCGTCGGTGCCGGCAACATCGCGCTGAATCCCGAAGTGGGCCGTCTTGACGACACCTTCGGCGCCAACTACGGCGTCGGCGTCAAGTACTACGTCAGCGAACACGTCGCCTTCCGCGTCGACGCCCGCCACTTCATCGCCTTCGACCAGGGCCTCGACGAAGGCAACCACACCAATAATAACCTGCTCTACACCGCCGGCATGCACTTCCAGATCGGTGGCGAGAGCGCTGCCCCCGCTCCTCGCGACAGCGACGGCGACGGCGTGACCGACGATCTCGACAAGTGCCCCGACACCCCCAAAGGTGTTGTCGTTGACGCCGACGGCTGCCCGGTCGACAGCGATGGCGACGGCGTACCCGACTACCTCGACAAGTGCCCCGACACCCCCAAAGGCGTAGCGGTTGATGCCAATGGTTGCCCGGCTGTCGGTGATGCCGACGGCGACGGCGTTGCCGACGATCTCGACAAGTGCCCCGACACCCCCAAAGGTGTTGTTGTTGACGCCGACGGCTGCCCGGTTGACAGCGATGGCGACGGCGTACCCGACTACCTCGACAAGTGCCCCGACACCCCCCGTGGCGCTGCTGTTGACGCCAACGGCTGCCCGCTCGACAGCGACGGCGACGGCGTTTACGACTACCTCGACAAGTGCCCCGGCACCCCCCGTGGCGTAGTCGTCGATGAAAAAGGCTGCCCGGTGAGCTTCACCATGCAGATCGAGTTCGACTTCGATAAAGCCGACATCCGCCCCATGTACCACAACCAGCTCAAGGAAGCGGCGGACTTCATCAACAAGTATCCGGCCAACCAGATCCTGGTCGCCGGCCACACCGACAGCAAAGGCAGTGATGCTTACAACAAGAAACTGTCCCAGCGCCGCGCCGATAACGTGCGCAAATATCTGGTGAACAAGTTCGGCATCAGCGCCAACAAACTGGTTGCACGGGGCTACGGCGAAAGCCAACCCATCGCTTCCAACGACACCGACGCCGGCCGCCAGCAGAACCGCCGCGTTGAGGTTATCTGCTGCACGGTTATTCCTGCTGAGTAA
- a CDS encoding ABC transporter ATP-binding protein, with protein MSLIKLNNVGKIYPLGSQQVVALADIDLEIGAGEFTVFAGPSGSGKTTLLNLIGCLDQPTSGSIRIDGRETGGRTAREMADFRLHHIGFIFQSYNLVPVLTAAENAEFTLMLQKIPKTARRRRVEELFAALGLSGLEDRRPNDLSGGQQQRVAIARAMAADPRVILADEPTANLDSQTSEDLLRLMRRLNEEQGTTFIFSSHDPQVIHLARRVIRLKDGRLESDRPQSPAAGT; from the coding sequence ATGTCTCTGATTAAACTGAACAATGTCGGCAAAATCTATCCTCTCGGCAGTCAGCAGGTGGTTGCCCTGGCCGATATCGATCTGGAGATCGGTGCTGGGGAATTTACCGTCTTTGCCGGGCCTTCGGGGAGCGGCAAGACCACCCTGCTCAACCTCATCGGCTGCCTCGACCAGCCGACTTCGGGGAGCATCCGCATCGACGGGCGCGAAACCGGCGGCCGGACGGCGCGGGAGATGGCCGACTTCCGCCTGCATCATATCGGCTTCATCTTTCAGTCCTACAACCTGGTGCCGGTGCTGACGGCGGCGGAAAATGCCGAATTCACCCTGATGCTGCAAAAAATCCCCAAAACCGCGCGACGCCGTCGGGTTGAGGAACTCTTCGCCGCCCTCGGTCTCTCCGGGTTGGAGGATCGCCGCCCCAACGATCTCTCCGGCGGTCAACAGCAGCGGGTCGCCATCGCCCGGGCGATGGCCGCCGATCCCCGGGTGATCCTGGCCGACGAGCCGACCGCCAATCTCGATTCGCAGACCAGCGAAGACCTCTTGCGCCTCATGCGCCGCCTCAACGAAGAGCAGGGAACGACCTTCATCTTCAGCTCCCACGATCCCCAGGTCATCCATCTCGCCCGCCGGGTTATCCGCCTCAAGGACGGCCGCCTGGAGTCGGATCGTCCCCAGTCGCCGGCAGCCGGAACATGA
- a CDS encoding DUF6178 family protein, producing the protein MDKIELPAEKRVGHLKLLRESRRISAKEFNALSRSERLDIIRREHGRKKYNLLIEADDAEALVLRMAAQEVYLLIKELGHEDSVDLIPMVDAEQLTTFLDLDCWRGDVFDGVVALEWLALLLEAGDDQVVRAFRQLDFELLVLMIKKHINILCGPEDIDEDDARIEAVRRDGGYEIEFRDDKNAKLVGSILDILLRADGDFYQHLLESVRWEQDSLLEEEVYALRRGRLLDRGFPDPFEALAVHAPIDPERFNVASYRKSALFPVDNAEPPGFYLTPARPKDLLAEVLAGGISEQVAWELTYLINKVLIAERVDVGEPAQVQAVTEEVYRYLNLALEELGDGEVGKATSLFDEVYLEILYRVGYSLPLRLGQRAKKIRQSPIGAYLDGPFRALVEALMRNKPRFFEGLVEADRGGERPFATRQDLLLTGEWLERIEAQMRLFDGRLGFELPAPENLDLTGCHPDHVDDLALSDFFLTALANRVLGRPFVPSPIPRAELAELHGRVCREGRLDAALREETLRFLEGLEAGSGEFGAYCLDLWEEEFCRLKVADLDPRYGCGLIVKE; encoded by the coding sequence ATGGACAAGATTGAACTGCCGGCGGAAAAACGGGTCGGTCATCTGAAGCTGCTGCGCGAGTCTCGCCGCATCAGCGCCAAGGAATTTAACGCTCTGTCCCGAAGCGAACGGTTGGATATCATCCGCCGCGAGCACGGGCGAAAAAAATACAACCTGCTGATCGAGGCCGATGACGCCGAGGCTTTGGTCCTGCGTATGGCCGCCCAAGAGGTCTATCTACTGATCAAGGAGCTGGGGCACGAGGACTCTGTCGACCTGATACCGATGGTAGACGCCGAACAGCTCACCACCTTCCTCGATCTCGATTGCTGGCGGGGGGATGTCTTCGACGGCGTCGTCGCCTTGGAGTGGCTGGCCCTGCTGTTGGAGGCGGGGGATGATCAGGTGGTGCGGGCCTTTCGCCAACTCGACTTCGAACTGCTGGTGCTGATGATCAAGAAGCACATCAACATCTTGTGCGGCCCCGAGGATATCGATGAGGATGACGCGCGCATCGAGGCGGTACGTCGGGACGGCGGCTACGAAATCGAGTTCCGGGACGATAAAAACGCCAAGTTGGTCGGATCGATCCTCGATATCCTGCTTCGCGCCGACGGCGACTTCTATCAGCATCTGCTCGAATCGGTGCGCTGGGAGCAGGATTCGCTCCTCGAAGAAGAGGTCTACGCCCTGCGCCGCGGCCGCCTGCTCGACCGGGGCTTTCCCGATCCCTTCGAGGCGCTGGCGGTGCATGCCCCCATCGATCCCGAGCGCTTCAACGTCGCATCCTATCGGAAAAGCGCCCTGTTTCCGGTGGATAATGCCGAGCCGCCCGGTTTTTACCTCACTCCGGCTCGGCCAAAAGACCTGCTCGCCGAGGTCCTGGCCGGCGGCATCAGCGAGCAGGTCGCCTGGGAGCTGACCTATCTGATCAATAAGGTCCTGATTGCCGAGCGGGTCGATGTCGGGGAGCCGGCTCAGGTTCAGGCGGTTACCGAAGAGGTTTACCGTTATCTGAACCTGGCTCTCGAAGAGCTTGGCGACGGCGAGGTCGGCAAGGCCACCTCTCTCTTCGACGAGGTCTATCTCGAAATCCTCTACCGGGTTGGTTACAGCCTGCCCCTGCGTCTTGGACAGCGGGCCAAAAAGATACGGCAATCGCCGATTGGGGCCTACCTCGACGGCCCTTTCCGCGCCCTGGTCGAGGCCCTGATGCGAAATAAACCGCGCTTCTTTGAAGGCCTGGTCGAGGCCGACCGGGGTGGCGAGCGGCCTTTCGCCACCCGCCAGGATCTGCTGTTGACGGGGGAATGGCTGGAGCGGATCGAAGCGCAGATGCGCCTCTTCGACGGCCGCCTCGGCTTCGAGCTGCCGGCGCCCGAAAATCTCGACCTGACCGGCTGCCATCCCGATCATGTGGACGATCTCGCCCTCTCCGATTTCTTTCTCACCGCCCTCGCCAATCGCGTGCTCGGACGGCCCTTCGTTCCGTCGCCCATCCCCCGGGCCGAACTGGCTGAACTGCACGGCCGGGTCTGCCGGGAGGGCAGGCTCGATGCCGCTTTGCGTGAGGAAACCCTGCGTTTTCTGGAAGGGCTCGAGGCTGGTTCCGGGGAGTTCGGCGCCTACTGTCTCGATCTCTGGGAGGAGGAGTTCTGCCGCCTCAAGGTCGCGGATCTCGATCCCCGCTACGGCTGTGGGCTGATCGTCAAGGAGTAG
- a CDS encoding LexA family protein, whose translation MFSQSFASADVGSRIRNLRQSLGQTQKDFATALGIVQGFLSAVESGKKTPSDTLLIALCQTHGIRREWLLTGEGGMKTVGAARPAEVATENSGIPLLKRISSTFPAIDPSEIEDVLRLPGLPPGCYALRFEGDFMAPTISDGDLVIFEPGRRGENKDIVLVTNRWGEVIFRRLRLRGDEVYLAAENASYVPFRPDPDTRILGKVTAIWRQVKI comes from the coding sequence TTGTTTTCCCAGTCCTTCGCTTCCGCGGATGTCGGTTCCCGCATCCGAAATTTGCGTCAATCCCTGGGCCAGACCCAGAAAGATTTTGCCACCGCCCTGGGGATTGTCCAGGGCTTTCTCAGCGCCGTGGAAAGCGGCAAGAAAACCCCGTCCGACACCCTGCTCATCGCCCTTTGCCAAACGCACGGCATTCGCCGCGAGTGGCTTCTGACCGGGGAGGGCGGGATGAAAACCGTCGGGGCCGCGCGCCCTGCCGAAGTCGCTACGGAAAATTCCGGCATCCCCTTGCTGAAGCGGATTTCTTCGACCTTTCCCGCGATCGATCCATCCGAGATTGAAGACGTTCTGCGCCTGCCCGGTCTGCCGCCGGGCTGTTATGCCCTGCGTTTCGAGGGGGATTTCATGGCGCCGACCATCAGCGACGGCGATCTGGTCATCTTCGAACCCGGACGGCGCGGAGAAAACAAAGATATCGTCCTGGTCACCAATCGCTGGGGGGAAGTGATTTTCCGCCGTCTGCGCCTGCGCGGCGACGAGGTCTATCTGGCGGCGGAGAACGCCTCCTATGTCCCCTTTCGTCCCGATCCCGACACCCGCATTCTCGGCAAGGTGACGGCGATCTGGCGTCAGGTGAAAATCTGA
- the xerC gene encoding tyrosine recombinase XerC, producing MRELIDRFDRHLALERGVSEHTRLAYRRDLLAFQAFLDGLPASRQEGQGFFPVDVVTLRRYLALLHKTHKKTSIARRLSSLRGFFRFLQREGVLAANPAELVSTPRRERYLPTVLSVDESFALLDAPRRPDLLGLRDQAILETLYSSGLRVGELTGLDVDAVDLAEGLVRVLGKGSKERIVPLGGKACRAIHDYLEARGGVASTDALFLNRNGGRLTARSIQRHLKQQLLDARLLKDATPHTLRHSFATHLLDGGADLRAIQELLGHESLSTTQKYTQVSVARLMEVYDKAHPRGRKK from the coding sequence ATGCGTGAACTGATCGACCGTTTTGACCGCCATCTCGCCCTGGAGCGGGGCGTCTCCGAGCACACCCGGCTCGCCTACCGTCGGGATCTGCTGGCCTTTCAGGCGTTTCTCGACGGACTGCCCGCGTCTCGTCAAGAGGGGCAAGGCTTCTTTCCGGTTGATGTCGTCACTCTGCGCCGTTATCTGGCGCTGTTGCACAAGACCCACAAGAAAACGAGTATCGCCCGTCGTCTTTCGTCCCTGCGCGGTTTTTTTCGCTTTCTGCAGCGGGAAGGGGTGCTTGCGGCCAATCCCGCCGAACTCGTCTCTACCCCCCGCCGGGAACGGTATCTGCCGACGGTCCTCTCCGTCGACGAATCCTTCGCCCTGCTCGACGCCCCCCGACGTCCGGATCTGCTCGGGCTGCGCGATCAGGCGATTCTTGAAACCCTCTATTCGAGTGGCCTGCGCGTCGGCGAACTGACCGGGCTCGATGTCGACGCCGTCGATCTGGCCGAGGGCCTGGTACGGGTGCTCGGCAAGGGGAGCAAAGAACGGATCGTCCCTTTGGGCGGCAAGGCCTGCCGCGCCATCCACGACTACCTGGAAGCGCGGGGGGGCGTAGCTTCCACCGACGCCCTCTTCCTCAACCGGAACGGCGGACGGCTGACGGCGCGCAGCATCCAGCGCCACCTCAAACAGCAGTTGCTCGATGCGAGGTTGCTCAAGGATGCCACCCCCCATACCCTGCGCCATTCCTTCGCCACCCATCTCCTCGATGGTGGCGCCGACCTGCGCGCCATCCAGGAACTGCTCGGTCACGAATCCCTTTCCACCACTCAGAAATACACCCAGGTCAGCGTTGCCCGGCTGATGGAAGTCTACGACAAGGCCCATCCCCGGGGAAGGAAAAAATGA
- a CDS encoding ABC transporter permease encodes MDLLSLAWKNLWRNRRRTLITLSALGLSLFLLQTFHNLSFGVYAQMVDSGVRAGSGHIALYRGDYAQSRDEQLSFAEAGLSAALAREPGVRAALPRVYLPGLAQSSRESRGILLMGIDPAAEAEVNPFWKNLPEEERIADPEGREALVGSRLLKELKLDIGNKFVVTVQHRDGELTSELLRVRGVLRTGLKEIDGSMVMVGRQRAAAMAGIPGEIHELAVILERAGDQSPLLPKLAALAEKYPQVRAVPWEVAMPNLSDAIRLDYAGQKFIFAVILLIVTIGVVNTLLMTVMERIREFGVLLAIGATPGRLRLMIWHEALLLGLLAMVLGTLLGAAATWYLVEQGLDLRTLLPAGLEFGGVVFDPVLRAAWDLPWMARMGLYVVGLCLLASIYPAIKAARIPPAEAMRHR; translated from the coding sequence ATGGATCTTCTCTCCCTGGCCTGGAAAAACCTCTGGCGCAACCGCCGCCGCACCCTCATCACCCTTTCCGCCCTGGGGTTGAGCCTCTTTCTGCTGCAAACCTTCCACAACCTCTCCTTCGGAGTCTACGCCCAGATGGTCGACAGCGGCGTCCGCGCCGGCTCGGGGCACATCGCCCTCTATCGCGGCGACTACGCGCAAAGCCGGGACGAACAGCTCAGTTTCGCCGAAGCCGGACTGAGTGCCGCCCTCGCCCGGGAGCCGGGGGTACGCGCCGCCCTGCCCCGCGTCTATCTGCCGGGCTTGGCCCAATCGAGCCGGGAAAGTCGGGGGATTCTGCTGATGGGGATCGATCCCGCCGCCGAGGCCGAGGTTAATCCCTTCTGGAAAAACCTGCCGGAAGAAGAGCGGATCGCTGACCCCGAGGGACGCGAAGCGCTGGTCGGCAGCCGGCTGCTCAAAGAACTGAAACTGGACATCGGCAACAAGTTCGTCGTCACCGTGCAGCATCGCGACGGCGAACTGACCAGCGAATTGCTGCGAGTGCGCGGGGTGCTGCGCACTGGCCTCAAGGAGATCGACGGTTCGATGGTGATGGTCGGCCGTCAGCGCGCCGCCGCCATGGCCGGAATTCCCGGGGAGATTCACGAACTGGCGGTCATCCTGGAGCGGGCCGGGGATCAGTCGCCCCTGCTGCCGAAACTGGCGGCGCTGGCGGAAAAATATCCGCAGGTGCGAGCGGTCCCCTGGGAGGTCGCCATGCCCAACCTCTCCGATGCCATCCGCCTCGACTATGCCGGCCAGAAATTCATCTTCGCGGTGATCCTGCTGATCGTCACCATCGGCGTCGTCAACACCTTGCTCATGACGGTGATGGAACGAATCCGGGAATTCGGCGTGCTGCTCGCCATCGGCGCCACCCCCGGCCGACTGCGCCTGATGATCTGGCATGAGGCGCTGCTCCTCGGGTTGCTCGCCATGGTCCTGGGCACCCTGCTCGGCGCCGCCGCCACCTGGTACCTGGTGGAGCAGGGGCTCGACTTGCGCACCCTGCTGCCGGCCGGACTCGAATTCGGCGGCGTGGTCTTCGATCCGGTGCTGCGCGCGGCCTGGGATCTGCCGTGGATGGCGCGGATGGGCCTTTACGTGGTCGGACTCTGCCTGCTCGCCTCCATCTATCCGGCGATCAAGGCCGCCCGCATCCCCCCGGCCGAAGCGATGAGGCATAGGTGA
- a CDS encoding peroxiredoxin has product MSVLVGQKAPEFTAAAVMADGSINERFALTDYAGKYVVLFFYPLDFTFVCPTELIAFSRRINEFEERGVQVIGCSIDSQYTHVAWRNTPVSEGGIGPVAYPLVADVKHEICRAYDVEFGEAGVAFRGSFLIDCGGIVRHQVVNDLPLGRNVDEMLRMIDALQFTEKHGEVCPAGWNKGDKGMKADKAGVSSYLAEEADKL; this is encoded by the coding sequence ATGAGTGTTCTGGTTGGACAAAAAGCCCCCGAGTTCACCGCCGCCGCAGTGATGGCCGACGGCAGCATCAATGAGCGTTTCGCCCTGACCGATTATGCCGGGAAATATGTCGTCCTCTTCTTCTACCCCCTCGATTTCACCTTTGTCTGCCCCACCGAGCTGATCGCCTTCAGTCGTCGCATCAACGAATTCGAGGAGCGGGGCGTGCAGGTGATCGGCTGCTCCATCGACTCCCAGTACACCCACGTCGCCTGGCGCAATACGCCGGTGTCGGAGGGCGGGATCGGTCCGGTCGCCTATCCCCTGGTGGCCGACGTCAAGCACGAGATCTGCCGCGCCTATGACGTGGAATTCGGCGAGGCCGGGGTCGCCTTTCGTGGATCCTTTCTTATCGATTGTGGCGGCATCGTCCGCCATCAGGTGGTCAATGATCTTCCCCTGGGGCGCAATGTCGACGAGATGCTGCGCATGATTGACGCCTTGCAATTCACCGAGAAACACGGCGAGGTCTGCCCCGCCGGTTGGAACAAGGGGGATAAGGGGATGAAGGCGGACAAAGCGGGGGTCTCCTCCTATCTGGCCGAAGAAGCCGACAAGCTTTAA
- the msrA gene encoding peptide-methionine (S)-S-oxide reductase MsrA, which yields MPNPDATQAIATFAGGCFWCMEPPFAQLDGVLSVTSGYTGGRQENPSYEDVARGFTDHRESVRILFDPARIGFGELLEVFWRNVDPTDPTGQFADQGEHYRTAIFYHDDSQRRLAEQSKRNMDASGRFDGPIVTEILPATTFYPAEEYHQEYYKKNPQRYKIYRRGSGRERYLDQMWGGEEK from the coding sequence ATGCCGAACCCGGATGCCACACAAGCGATCGCAACCTTCGCCGGCGGCTGTTTCTGGTGCATGGAGCCGCCCTTCGCGCAACTCGACGGGGTCCTTTCCGTGACCTCCGGTTACACCGGCGGCCGCCAGGAAAACCCCAGTTACGAAGATGTCGCTCGGGGTTTCACCGACCATCGCGAGTCGGTACGCATCCTCTTTGATCCGGCGCGCATCGGTTTCGGCGAACTGCTCGAAGTCTTCTGGCGCAACGTCGATCCCACCGACCCCACCGGCCAGTTTGCCGACCAGGGGGAGCATTACCGCACTGCCATCTTCTATCACGACGATAGCCAGCGCCGGTTGGCCGAACAGTCCAAACGTAACATGGATGCGTCGGGACGCTTCGACGGCCCCATCGTCACCGAAATCCTCCCGGCCACGACCTTTTATCCCGCCGAGGAGTATCATCAGGAGTATTACAAAAAGAACCCCCAGCGCTATAAAATCTACCGCCGGGGCTCCGGCCGGGAGCGCTATCTGGACCAGATGTGGGGCGGGGAGGAGAAGTAG